The segment CCCCGCACGCCCCCCACCCCCCGCGCACCCCCCACAACCCAAATCCGCCTTCGACGACCTCGAAGACGTCATGCGCATGTCCCTTGGAGGATCCCCAGCCAAATCCCAACCAATCACACAACAGCCCCAGCCGATGGCCAACCAACCGCCGTTCAGTGACGTCATGACGATGCCGATGACCCAACCAACGATGTTCGGATCTCCCGCGCGACAACCGATGGTGCCAATGGCGGCTATGGGTtcggaatttaaatttggatgaaacgtttttttgttgttcttttttttttaattttttagtgTTTCCAGCCAGATGCGCTTACAGATTTAATTTGGCAAGGCACTGCGTTTTGCGTTAATAATATAGACACGCCCCGTTTAGATGTTgtggtttattatttatgttgtttat is part of the Amyelois transitella isolate CPQ chromosome 20, ilAmyTran1.1, whole genome shotgun sequence genome and harbors:
- the LOC132902973 gene encoding uncharacterized protein LOC132902973 → MVLVIINNMYFLTQAAAANPFMGMGELPAPVPTASPARPPPPAHPPQPKSAFDDLEDVMRMSLGGSPAKSQPITQQPQPMANQPPFSDVMTMPMTQPTMFGSPARQPMVPMAAMGSEFKFG